In the genome of Segatella copri, one region contains:
- a CDS encoding citrate/2-methylcitrate synthase, which translates to MNKEYLIYKLSDEVKNSCKIDKEAFTKFNVKRGLRNEDGSGVLVGLTNIGNVVGYERDENGKLKPTEGKLYYRGYELDDLVTPLLKEKRFGFEEVAFLLLSGQLPDKEELEAFKELLNDNMPLDHRTITHIIELEGSNIMNILARCVLEMYTFDPNPDDISRDNLMRQSVELIAKFPTIIAYAYNIYRHSVQGRSLHIRHPRENLSIAENFLYMMKHENYSELDARMLDLLLIIQAEHGGGNNSTFTVRVTSSTRTDTYSSIAAGIGSLKGPLHGGANIKVINMFHHLKEAIKDWTNVNELDIYLKRMLNKEAYDKTGLIYGIGHAVYTLSDPRAVELKRLAGELAKEKGREDEYNFLKLIEQEGIKCLQEHRGGSKPACANLDFYSGFIYEMIGLPQEIYTPIFAMARIVGWTAHRIEELNFEGRRIIRPAYKNILGELDYTPLDER; encoded by the coding sequence ATGAATAAAGAGTATTTGATATATAAATTAAGCGATGAGGTAAAGAACTCATGCAAGATAGATAAGGAGGCATTTACCAAGTTCAACGTGAAGCGTGGACTTCGTAATGAGGATGGCTCTGGTGTGCTGGTCGGACTGACCAACATCGGTAACGTTGTGGGTTACGAACGCGATGAGAATGGCAAGCTGAAGCCTACCGAGGGTAAGCTCTACTATCGTGGCTACGAGCTTGACGACCTCGTTACTCCTCTCTTGAAGGAGAAACGATTCGGTTTTGAGGAGGTTGCCTTCCTGCTCCTTTCCGGTCAGCTGCCGGATAAGGAGGAGCTGGAGGCTTTCAAGGAACTCCTGAACGACAACATGCCGCTCGACCACCGTACCATCACCCACATCATCGAACTGGAGGGTTCTAACATCATGAACATCCTGGCTCGTTGCGTGCTCGAAATGTACACCTTCGATCCGAACCCTGACGATATCAGCCGCGACAACCTGATGCGTCAGAGTGTGGAGCTGATTGCGAAGTTCCCAACCATCATCGCCTATGCATACAACATCTATCGTCACTCTGTGCAGGGCAGAAGCTTGCACATTCGCCATCCACGCGAGAATCTCTCTATCGCAGAGAATTTCCTCTATATGATGAAGCACGAGAACTACTCTGAGCTGGATGCGCGTATGCTCGATCTGCTCCTCATCATTCAGGCAGAGCATGGTGGTGGTAACAACTCTACCTTCACGGTGCGTGTCACCTCTTCTACCCGCACGGATACCTACAGCTCTATTGCTGCCGGTATCGGTAGCTTGAAGGGTCCTCTTCATGGTGGTGCCAACATCAAGGTTATCAATATGTTCCATCATCTGAAGGAGGCTATCAAGGATTGGACCAATGTCAACGAACTCGATATTTACCTGAAGCGCATGCTCAATAAGGAGGCTTATGATAAGACGGGTCTTATCTATGGTATCGGCCATGCCGTGTATACCTTGAGCGATCCTCGTGCCGTAGAGCTGAAGCGACTGGCTGGTGAGCTTGCCAAGGAGAAGGGCAGAGAGGATGAGTACAACTTCCTGAAGCTCATAGAGCAGGAGGGAATCAAGTGCCTGCAGGAGCATCGTGGCGGCAGCAAGCCAGCTTGCGCCAACCTCGACTTCTATAGCGGCTTCATCTATGAGATGATTGGTCTGCCTCAGGAAATTTATACGCCTATCTTCGCTATGGCCCGTATCGTGGGCTGGACTGCCCACCGCATCGAGGAACTCAACTTCGAGGGTCGTCGCATCATCCGTCCTGCTTACAAGAATATCTTGGGCGAGTTGGATTATACCCCATTGGATGAGCGATAA